In a genomic window of Prosthecochloris marina:
- the surE gene encoding 5'/3'-nucleotidase SurE, protein MKQKQKPRILVCNDDGIDGEGLHVLAASMKKIGNVTVVAPSEPRSGMGHAMTLGIPLRVKRYTRNSRFFGYTVSGTPVDCIKVALNHILSEKPDIIVSGINYGSNTATNTLYSGTVGAALEGVIQRIPSIAFSLTTYENADFTYAGKFARKLVRKVLRQGLPADTVLSVNIPNIPEQEIQGVKVTAQGKSRWAENTIERDDMYGNPYYWLSGKLQLLDDDLSYDEYAVRENYIAVTPISIDMTNHDALQDIRCWKLNK, encoded by the coding sequence GTGAAGCAGAAGCAAAAACCCCGCATTCTGGTATGCAACGATGACGGTATCGATGGTGAAGGATTGCATGTCCTTGCCGCCTCGATGAAAAAAATCGGAAACGTAACAGTGGTTGCACCATCCGAACCGCGGAGCGGTATGGGCCATGCAATGACACTCGGCATACCGCTTCGTGTGAAACGGTATACCAGAAACAGTCGTTTTTTCGGCTACACGGTCTCCGGCACCCCCGTCGACTGTATCAAAGTCGCACTGAACCACATTCTTTCCGAAAAACCCGATATTATTGTCAGTGGCATCAATTACGGAAGCAACACGGCAACAAATACACTGTATTCGGGAACTGTAGGCGCTGCACTCGAAGGAGTTATACAGCGTATACCGTCAATAGCATTTTCACTCACTACCTATGAAAACGCAGATTTCACCTACGCCGGAAAATTCGCCAGAAAACTCGTTCGGAAAGTACTTCGCCAAGGACTTCCTGCAGATACCGTTCTTTCGGTAAACATCCCCAACATACCTGAACAGGAAATCCAAGGAGTAAAGGTTACAGCTCAGGGTAAATCCCGCTGGGCTGAAAACACGATTGAGCGCGATGATATGTATGGCAACCCTTATTACTGGCTAAGCGGCAAGCTTCAGTTACTGGATGACGACTTGTCGTATGACGAATATGCTGTAAGAGAGAACTATATTGCCGTTACGCCTATCTCCATCGATATGACAAACCATGATGCACTTCAAGATATCCGGTGCTGGAAACTAAACAAATAG
- the bshC gene encoding bacillithiol biosynthesis cysteine-adding enzyme BshC, with protein MNSFLIDYRDIQAPKKGFSKLFSDYTQEGELHETLTSRFFHFDYRKETDYYKHLNILLSRKYKRDELVELLVRQNRMFGTDEKHIASIERLGSSHCMLVITGQQPGLFTGNLYSVYKALTAVVVAERQKEMFPEYDFLPLFWIEGEDHDFDESATASLFEAGRLKHVTLDAWNRLPDQMLSRTIMGPGITEAVSSFISLLQDSEHKEKIATALQSFYTPESTLELAFGRTMAFLFRDYPLLFLSPSDSGFKKLAKDVFHRELETSPHTSHSVIEQSSLLENMGYQAQAKPRAVNLFYLNHHDQRTKIEQPSADSFTIVPEKYRYSKHQMLEICEDHPEQFSPNVILRPVVQDHALPVFAYIAGPGEISYLAQYRRAYEHFGLHMPFIIPRGSFTLIEPAISRIMDKVLQKTGRPNLSRKQIYHTAFHNLRILQKNAISGAENNDFDAVLDNVENNMLAELQALSPMLAKLDRNLEQVLSGSMRQVEKVMDGIRQKTHRSSRKKHDELVAQLEKAATALFPEDVPQERVVNIFYYINKYGWNILDSFATMLRAHATESHMILEL; from the coding sequence GTGAACTCTTTTCTTATAGACTATCGAGACATACAAGCCCCCAAAAAAGGTTTTTCAAAGCTTTTCAGCGACTACACTCAAGAGGGCGAACTGCATGAAACATTGACAAGCAGGTTTTTCCACTTCGATTACCGAAAAGAAACCGACTACTATAAGCATCTCAACATCCTTTTATCACGGAAATACAAACGGGATGAGCTTGTGGAATTACTTGTCAGGCAGAACAGGATGTTCGGAACTGACGAAAAGCATATTGCATCGATAGAAAGACTCGGCTCTTCACACTGTATGCTTGTTATTACAGGCCAGCAACCCGGACTTTTCACAGGAAATCTTTACTCCGTTTACAAAGCACTTACCGCTGTTGTCGTAGCAGAGCGTCAGAAAGAAATGTTCCCTGAATACGACTTTCTCCCTCTTTTCTGGATTGAAGGCGAAGACCATGATTTCGACGAATCTGCAACAGCGTCCCTTTTTGAGGCTGGTCGGCTCAAACACGTTACCCTTGATGCCTGGAACAGACTTCCCGACCAGATGCTCAGCCGGACCATCATGGGCCCGGGCATAACCGAAGCCGTCTCCTCATTTATTTCTCTCCTGCAGGACAGTGAGCACAAAGAGAAAATCGCCACGGCTCTACAAAGCTTTTACACTCCGGAAAGCACACTGGAACTTGCATTTGGCAGAACGATGGCTTTCCTTTTCAGAGATTATCCGCTGCTGTTCCTTTCACCAAGTGACTCCGGTTTCAAGAAACTCGCAAAAGATGTCTTCCATCGTGAACTCGAAACCAGCCCGCATACTTCACACAGCGTCATCGAACAAAGTTCATTACTCGAAAACATGGGTTATCAGGCACAGGCCAAACCTCGTGCGGTAAACCTTTTTTATCTCAACCATCACGACCAACGGACAAAAATCGAACAGCCTTCGGCCGACTCGTTCACCATCGTTCCGGAGAAATACCGTTACTCCAAGCACCAGATGCTGGAAATCTGTGAAGATCATCCCGAACAGTTCAGTCCGAATGTCATTTTGCGGCCGGTGGTGCAAGACCATGCTCTACCGGTATTCGCATACATTGCAGGGCCGGGCGAGATAAGCTATCTGGCCCAATATCGCAGGGCATATGAACATTTCGGACTTCACATGCCCTTTATCATACCAAGAGGCAGCTTCACCCTTATAGAACCTGCCATAAGCAGAATCATGGACAAAGTACTGCAGAAAACCGGAAGGCCGAACCTGTCGAGAAAGCAGATCTATCATACCGCATTTCACAATCTCCGCATTTTGCAGAAGAACGCTATCTCAGGCGCTGAAAACAATGATTTTGATGCTGTTCTGGACAATGTCGAGAACAACATGCTCGCAGAACTTCAGGCTCTCTCACCAATGCTTGCGAAGCTCGATCGTAACCTCGAGCAGGTTCTTAGCGGATCAATGCGGCAGGTTGAAAAAGTAATGGATGGTATTCGACAAAAAACGCATCGCTCCAGCCGAAAGAAACATGATGAACTTGTAGCACAGCTGGAAAAGGCTGCAACAGCACTCTTTCCTGAAGATGTTCCCCAGGAAAGAGTGGTCAATATTTTCTATTATATAAACAAATACGGGTGGAATATTCTTGACAGTTTTGCGACGATGCTACGCGCCCATGCAACCGAATCACACATGATTCTTGAGTTGTAG
- a CDS encoding protein-disulfide reductase DsbD family protein yields MMMRWITLLFISLFLFFSTAFSPARASVFGGQSHVSADLFVVDNSSEDGLLVAVHMTMEPGWHVYWQNPGEAGMPVEIEWELPEGLKALPLEFPVPERFDAGGVIGFGYKDEVVLFSRIVPDGELSDRSVDRAVFPLKAKLSWLSCKEVCVPGSDSLQLQPDKADAVQQALADTFRKRIPRTMETYDGDLTIERIGHRKGDSGGYLEIVFAGATALGLKDFFPLFPEKGVKLDGIILTGKSVTVPLLEGSLPEKVEGVVVTETASYVVGGMVGKQSETSAVSSVSGSLPLMLVFAFFGGMLLNVMPCVLPVLGLKVFSLIGPDASESGRRTGRFLSMVFAAGVMFSFWVLAGFVWILQGMGAQIGWGFQFQSPAFVMFIAAVVFAFGLNLFGLFEFDAPVVSGRVGKVATHHGSLGAFVSGVLATTLATPCTAPFLGTALGFAFAQPSWVVFLFFTIIAVGMAFPYVILAWHPSWLKFLPKPGHWMYIFKQLMGFVLVGVVVWLASILNAQSGGDGVLKLFMLLLILAFALWLFGNIAGHGASFQKKLMTWGIGLLAVIGVYFFLIPDETSVKRDVGAAAEGNQSYIDKNGLVWRDFSPVLLDALMQEKKTVFLEFTADWCLTCKLLEASVLSNRSVSDALQRPGVAAVKADWTTRDDAVTALLQRFGRSGVPLFVIIPQGDMERAIVLPEVVTVDMLLSALREAQA; encoded by the coding sequence ATGATGATGCGCTGGATAACATTGTTATTTATAAGCCTTTTTCTCTTTTTTTCAACAGCTTTTTCCCCGGCACGGGCATCGGTTTTTGGCGGACAGTCGCACGTCTCGGCAGATCTGTTTGTTGTCGATAACTCATCGGAAGATGGACTCCTCGTAGCTGTGCACATGACGATGGAACCGGGTTGGCATGTCTACTGGCAGAACCCGGGTGAAGCAGGGATGCCTGTGGAGATAGAGTGGGAACTGCCTGAGGGACTCAAAGCTTTGCCACTGGAGTTTCCTGTGCCGGAACGTTTCGATGCGGGAGGAGTGATAGGATTTGGCTATAAAGATGAAGTGGTTCTTTTTTCAAGAATTGTCCCTGACGGGGAACTGAGCGATCGTTCGGTCGATAGAGCAGTGTTTCCCCTGAAAGCCAAGCTGTCATGGTTATCCTGCAAAGAGGTATGTGTTCCGGGGTCGGATTCTTTACAGTTACAACCGGATAAGGCGGATGCTGTTCAGCAGGCACTGGCCGATACATTCCGTAAGAGGATTCCGCGTACCATGGAAACGTATGATGGGGATCTTACCATTGAACGGATTGGCCATAGAAAAGGCGATAGTGGCGGCTATCTGGAGATTGTTTTCGCCGGAGCTACTGCTCTGGGCTTGAAGGATTTTTTCCCCCTTTTTCCTGAAAAAGGGGTGAAGCTCGACGGGATAATCCTAACCGGTAAGTCGGTTACGGTTCCTTTGTTGGAGGGTAGCCTGCCGGAAAAAGTCGAGGGGGTCGTTGTGACGGAGACGGCGTCATATGTTGTTGGGGGGATGGTCGGCAAGCAATCGGAAACTTCGGCAGTTTCGTCTGTTTCAGGTTCGCTTCCTCTGATGCTTGTTTTTGCATTTTTTGGGGGGATGCTGCTTAATGTCATGCCTTGTGTGCTTCCTGTCCTGGGGTTGAAAGTTTTCAGTCTTATCGGTCCCGATGCCTCGGAATCAGGGAGGAGAACCGGTCGTTTTCTGAGCATGGTTTTTGCTGCGGGTGTTATGTTTTCTTTCTGGGTTCTTGCAGGGTTTGTCTGGATCTTACAGGGCATGGGTGCGCAGATAGGCTGGGGATTCCAGTTCCAGTCCCCTGCATTCGTCATGTTTATCGCTGCTGTTGTTTTTGCTTTTGGTCTCAATCTTTTCGGCCTTTTCGAGTTTGACGCTCCGGTTGTATCCGGTAGGGTTGGTAAGGTGGCGACCCATCATGGCAGTCTCGGGGCTTTTGTCAGCGGTGTCCTTGCGACAACACTTGCAACACCCTGTACTGCGCCTTTTTTGGGTACGGCGCTTGGTTTTGCTTTCGCTCAGCCTTCATGGGTAGTGTTTCTTTTCTTTACGATTATAGCTGTGGGGATGGCTTTTCCGTATGTGATTCTTGCGTGGCATCCATCCTGGCTGAAGTTCCTCCCCAAACCCGGGCACTGGATGTACATTTTCAAGCAGCTGATGGGGTTCGTGCTTGTTGGAGTTGTTGTTTGGCTTGCCTCGATATTGAATGCGCAATCAGGTGGTGACGGGGTCCTGAAACTTTTCATGCTGCTGCTGATACTTGCTTTTGCTCTCTGGCTTTTCGGAAACATTGCCGGTCATGGGGCATCTTTCCAAAAAAAACTCATGACCTGGGGTATTGGACTGCTGGCTGTCATAGGGGTTTATTTTTTTCTTATACCCGACGAGACGTCAGTAAAGCGCGATGTTGGTGCTGCTGCTGAAGGAAATCAAAGCTATATCGATAAAAATGGTTTGGTATGGCGGGACTTTTCACCGGTTTTGCTTGATGCCTTGATGCAAGAGAAAAAAACGGTGTTTCTTGAATTTACGGCAGACTGGTGTCTTACCTGCAAGCTTCTCGAAGCAAGTGTACTGAGCAACCGGTCGGTAAGTGACGCTTTACAGCGTCCTGGTGTGGCTGCTGTCAAAGCCGACTGGACAACTCGTGATGATGCTGTAACTGCTTTGCTGCAGAGGTTCGGGAGATCCGGAGTGCCGCTTTTTGTGATTATTCCGCAGGGAGATATGGAGCGGGCGATTGTTCTGCCGGAGGTTGTGACTGTTGACATGCTTCTTTCCGCTCTGCGGGAAGCGCAGGCATGA
- the ccsA gene encoding cytochrome c biogenesis protein CcsA: MTWVEFQYAAAGAIACWGIGSLLSVFFAKQRSSKALGTAFMMAGTAVMVFFLIAFWIEIDRPPLRTLGETRLWYATLIPVVGFLVEYRWKVSWLKYYCVALASFFLGINILFPDVYDKTLMPALQSVWFVPHVVVYLIGYVLLAASSAAAWHNLYRNDRSINEEGKAVSHYLALLGFVFLTFGLVFGALWAKEAWGHYWTWDPKETWALIAWLVYLGYMHANAAKVNEKKLQWYLAMAFLVLLVSWFGVNYLPSAQSSIHVY, from the coding sequence ATGACTTGGGTTGAGTTTCAATATGCAGCAGCCGGTGCGATAGCTTGCTGGGGCATTGGAAGTCTGTTGAGTGTTTTCTTTGCCAAGCAGCGTTCATCGAAAGCTTTGGGAACAGCATTCATGATGGCTGGTACAGCAGTCATGGTTTTTTTCCTGATTGCTTTCTGGATTGAAATCGACCGTCCCCCGTTACGAACGCTTGGGGAAACACGTCTTTGGTATGCAACTCTTATTCCGGTTGTCGGTTTTCTCGTGGAGTATCGTTGGAAGGTCAGTTGGCTGAAGTATTATTGTGTGGCTCTGGCTTCGTTTTTTCTCGGGATCAACATTCTTTTTCCCGATGTGTATGACAAGACGCTCATGCCTGCGCTGCAGAGTGTCTGGTTTGTTCCTCACGTTGTAGTTTATCTGATCGGTTACGTTTTACTGGCCGCTTCTTCAGCAGCGGCATGGCATAATCTTTACAGAAACGATCGGTCGATAAACGAAGAAGGGAAGGCTGTGAGCCATTATCTGGCATTGCTGGGGTTTGTGTTTTTAACTTTCGGACTGGTTTTTGGGGCGTTATGGGCTAAAGAGGCGTGGGGGCATTACTGGACATGGGACCCTAAAGAAACATGGGCTCTGATTGCCTGGCTCGTCTACCTTGGTTACATGCATGCAAATGCTGCAAAGGTCAATGAGAAGAAGCTGCAATGGTACCTTGCGATGGCGTTTTTGGTGCTTCTCGTCAGCTGGTTCGGGGTTAATTATCTCCCATCCGCTCAGAGCAGTATTCATGTCTATTAG
- a CDS encoding cytochrome c biogenesis protein ResB has product MGSNGVKEPAVSWSFREGIFFSVALVAVGFIIEATVWGGQGVLRPSWPWNVIILLLFIVNIVIAGLVLKDKPFIRWLGGIPLGLCLIIAMAVLSFFGGVLPQGAGTGPLWAQNLGLNSVFSSWPFILTVFFFLVNLGLSLVWKTVPFRSANLQFILFHGGFWIALACGLIGSEDFRRVIIPLYEGKATPSAFDPITKTTHDLPFTLYLHDFEMEEYEPRLMLYDVDDGVYELNKSRTSGEITEGAVVSWSSLSVTVDEFLLTAVIDEGSGVPVSTDSDRGIPYAFLSGTHEGKAFSGWVSTGSPFERPVELRVGNRVLSLWPGSPKKYRSRVAIKSDENGDVMTEVLEVNKPVSVDGWMLYQLDYDEKLGRWSELSIVEGIRDPWLPVVYVGFFMILAGNTLFFWKGIRNK; this is encoded by the coding sequence ATGGGCAGTAATGGAGTGAAAGAACCTGCTGTTTCATGGTCTTTCAGAGAAGGCATTTTCTTTTCTGTCGCCCTTGTTGCTGTAGGTTTTATTATCGAGGCAACAGTGTGGGGAGGGCAGGGGGTGCTCCGACCTTCCTGGCCATGGAATGTCATCATTCTTCTGTTATTTATCGTAAATATTGTCATTGCAGGGTTGGTGCTGAAGGACAAGCCTTTTATTCGATGGCTCGGGGGAATCCCTTTGGGGCTCTGTCTTATCATTGCTATGGCGGTATTGTCATTTTTCGGGGGTGTATTGCCGCAGGGAGCTGGAACAGGGCCTTTGTGGGCACAGAATCTGGGACTGAACAGTGTTTTTTCAAGCTGGCCCTTTATCCTGACAGTGTTTTTTTTTCTTGTCAACCTCGGATTGTCACTGGTTTGGAAAACCGTGCCGTTCAGGAGTGCCAACCTTCAATTTATTTTATTTCATGGAGGGTTCTGGATCGCGCTTGCTTGCGGACTTATCGGTTCGGAGGATTTCCGACGGGTAATCATTCCTCTCTATGAAGGAAAGGCTACACCGAGTGCTTTCGATCCTATCACAAAAACCACGCACGATCTTCCTTTTACTCTCTATCTCCATGATTTCGAGATGGAGGAATATGAGCCACGTCTTATGCTCTATGATGTTGACGACGGAGTTTATGAGCTCAACAAGTCCCGTACTTCGGGAGAGATTACCGAAGGGGCGGTTGTTTCATGGAGCAGTTTGAGCGTGACGGTTGACGAGTTTCTTCTCACTGCCGTCATTGATGAAGGTTCCGGAGTGCCGGTTTCAACCGATTCCGATCGTGGTATTCCATACGCATTTCTTTCGGGAACGCATGAAGGAAAGGCTTTTTCCGGTTGGGTTAGCACCGGCAGCCCTTTTGAAAGGCCGGTGGAGCTCAGGGTGGGAAACCGGGTGCTTAGTCTGTGGCCGGGTTCTCCGAAGAAGTATCGTTCAAGGGTAGCGATCAAGAGCGATGAAAACGGTGACGTCATGACCGAGGTTCTCGAAGTCAACAAGCCGGTTAGTGTAGACGGTTGGATGCTCTATCAGCTGGATTATGATGAAAAATTGGGGAGATGGTCGGAACTCAGTATTGTGGAAGGGATAAGGGATCCTTGGTTACCGGTGGTTTATGTGGGCTTTTTCATGATTCTTGCAGGTAATACGCTCTTTTTTTGGAAAGGGATAAGGAATAAGTAG
- a CDS encoding transcriptional regulator: MIFPCEKAVWYNLPQIRADVAAGLVKTGMTQSQAAKKLGVTPAAVSQYLNKKRGQQAVKSESYLQEIDVAVKKIRDGASTQELQSIVCKCCQIITAERVGAESLCNDNVME; the protein is encoded by the coding sequence GTGATTTTTCCGTGTGAAAAGGCCGTTTGGTACAATCTTCCCCAGATAAGGGCGGATGTAGCGGCAGGATTGGTTAAAACAGGAATGACCCAGTCACAGGCTGCTAAAAAACTTGGTGTAACCCCAGCAGCTGTGTCTCAATATCTGAACAAAAAAAGGGGACAGCAGGCTGTTAAAAGCGAATCATATCTTCAAGAGATCGACGTAGCCGTAAAAAAAATACGTGACGGGGCCAGTACGCAAGAACTGCAGTCCATTGTCTGTAAGTGTTGCCAGATCATTACGGCTGAAAGAGTGGGGGCGGAAAGTCTGTGCAACGATAATGTAATGGAGTAG
- a CDS encoding TIGR00730 family Rossman fold protein, producing MPLSGKTRAENKQQAPAVRPPDTKYANQTDFAGDGWRVFKIMAEFVNGFEKMSDTGPAVSVFGSTRVGPDQMEYQLAEKVGGLLARKGFSVITGGGPGVMEAANKGAQQAGGVSVGFNIELPLQQTPNAFIDRERLVTFQYFFVRKVMFLKYSQAFIVLPGGFGTMDEFFEAATLIQTQKSSRFPIILMGSDYWRDYYRWMQGAMFKEKRYIAKNDLDFIFLEDDPEDVVEIIEGFYPEGYKLNF from the coding sequence ATGCCTCTTTCGGGAAAAACACGCGCTGAAAATAAACAGCAAGCCCCTGCCGTTCGTCCACCGGATACGAAGTACGCAAATCAAACTGATTTTGCCGGTGATGGGTGGAGGGTTTTCAAAATCATGGCAGAATTTGTAAACGGGTTTGAAAAAATGTCCGATACAGGTCCGGCCGTGAGTGTTTTTGGATCAACACGGGTGGGTCCCGATCAGATGGAATATCAGCTTGCCGAGAAGGTGGGGGGGCTGCTTGCCAGGAAAGGTTTTTCAGTCATTACCGGTGGTGGTCCGGGTGTTATGGAGGCTGCCAACAAAGGGGCGCAACAAGCTGGAGGTGTGTCTGTCGGCTTTAATATTGAACTTCCGCTTCAGCAGACTCCCAATGCTTTTATCGACCGGGAACGGTTGGTGACGTTTCAGTACTTTTTTGTTCGCAAGGTGATGTTTCTGAAGTATTCTCAGGCTTTTATTGTTCTCCCAGGGGGCTTTGGCACAATGGATGAGTTTTTTGAGGCGGCAACACTCATTCAGACTCAGAAGAGCAGCCGTTTTCCTATAATATTGATGGGTAGCGATTACTGGCGTGATTATTATCGCTGGATGCAGGGAGCGATGTTCAAAGAAAAAAGATATATTGCAAAAAACGATCTGGATTTTATTTTTCTGGAAGATGATCCTGAGGACGTTGTTGAGATTATCGAGGGTTTTTATCCGGAAGGTTACAAGTTGAATTTTTAA
- a CDS encoding anthranilate synthase component II, whose product MILVIDNYDSFTYNLVQYMGELGALVEVYRNDEIGVEDVCDLGPDKIVISPGPGTPRDAGVSVPLIRTVQGKIPVLGVCLGHQSIGEALGGSVVRAVDVMHGKTSRIHHDDEGIFAGVENPFIATRYHSLIVERESLPEELTVRAWTEDGVIMGMDCRDRLLYGVQFHPESIMTVEGKRIIGNFLDL is encoded by the coding sequence ATGATTCTTGTAATAGATAATTACGATTCGTTTACCTACAATCTTGTGCAATACATGGGAGAGTTGGGGGCGCTTGTTGAGGTGTATCGTAATGACGAGATCGGGGTCGAAGACGTATGTGATCTTGGTCCTGATAAAATAGTTATATCGCCAGGTCCCGGGACACCACGAGATGCCGGTGTTTCGGTTCCGCTTATCCGTACAGTTCAGGGGAAAATACCTGTTTTAGGTGTGTGTCTCGGTCATCAGTCCATAGGTGAAGCTCTGGGAGGGAGCGTTGTCCGGGCTGTTGATGTTATGCACGGAAAAACTTCACGAATCCATCATGACGATGAGGGAATATTTGCCGGAGTGGAAAACCCTTTTATCGCAACACGGTATCATTCGCTTATTGTCGAAAGGGAGAGTCTGCCGGAGGAACTTACGGTGAGGGCTTGGACGGAAGACGGGGTCATTATGGGGATGGACTGCCGGGACAGGCTTCTTTATGGTGTTCAATTTCATCCGGAGTCCATCATGACCGTTGAAGGAAAACGTATAATCGGAAATTTTCTTGATCTTTGA
- a CDS encoding GlmU family protein gives MQIVIFEDEVVYQFGPLVHFKPVYCLSTGCRTLLEKFRFHLGPDVAFSCHLRSYLRPVFHDYFSVFQPDNGRSRDLLLVNGRLICTERVASIIRYGPPAPGQCLVQGDDLIVARMDAGEIVGPEGGGLEVIDTQALMAEAENVVVDGFKLLCNIWDPVAYHPEEIEREAGTLELGRIMGEVSSHAVLENPENIYIGQGARVKPGAVLDAESGFVYVSPGALIEPQAVLAENVFLGGSAVVKTGANLHCNVSVGRAAKTGGEIEDSIVERYANKQHDGFLGHSYISSWCNLGAGSNTSDLRNNYGKVKIVLDEREVETGEQFLGLLMGEHTKCAINSMFNTGTIAGASANIFGRGFPPKNIPSFSWGGPGQGFQHYDVDKALETARVVMARRNIAMNTAYEKMFRYVAAMEQGRKVQL, from the coding sequence ATGCAGATCGTTATTTTCGAAGATGAAGTGGTTTATCAGTTTGGCCCACTGGTGCATTTCAAACCTGTCTACTGCCTTTCAACCGGCTGTAGGACCCTGTTGGAAAAGTTTCGTTTTCATCTCGGACCCGATGTCGCTTTTTCATGTCACCTTCGATCGTATCTGAGGCCGGTTTTTCATGATTATTTTTCTGTTTTTCAGCCGGATAATGGCCGGAGTCGGGATCTTCTGTTGGTAAATGGCCGGCTTATTTGTACCGAGAGAGTGGCATCCATAATTCGTTACGGTCCACCGGCTCCCGGTCAATGCCTTGTGCAGGGGGATGATCTGATTGTTGCAAGGATGGATGCCGGGGAAATTGTCGGTCCTGAAGGTGGTGGGCTCGAGGTTATCGATACGCAAGCGCTGATGGCTGAGGCTGAGAACGTGGTGGTGGACGGTTTCAAGCTGCTCTGCAATATTTGGGATCCGGTTGCATACCATCCCGAAGAGATTGAACGTGAAGCCGGAACTCTCGAGCTGGGAAGAATCATGGGTGAGGTATCCTCCCATGCAGTGCTGGAGAACCCTGAGAACATCTATATCGGGCAAGGAGCAAGGGTGAAACCCGGCGCTGTTCTGGATGCAGAGTCGGGTTTTGTTTACGTGAGCCCCGGTGCTCTTATTGAGCCACAGGCTGTGCTCGCAGAAAATGTCTTTCTCGGTGGTTCGGCTGTTGTGAAAACAGGTGCGAATCTGCATTGCAATGTCAGCGTCGGGAGAGCGGCCAAAACAGGTGGGGAGATTGAGGATTCGATTGTCGAACGATATGCAAATAAACAACATGACGGATTTCTCGGACACTCCTATATTTCGTCATGGTGTAATCTTGGGGCCGGGTCCAATACCTCGGATTTGAGGAACAATTACGGAAAGGTCAAAATAGTTCTTGATGAACGGGAGGTCGAAACCGGAGAGCAGTTTTTAGGGCTTTTAATGGGAGAACATACGAAGTGTGCTATTAACTCGATGTTCAATACCGGCACGATTGCCGGGGCATCTGCAAATATTTTCGGTAGAGGTTTTCCTCCTAAAAACATACCTTCTTTTTCATGGGGTGGTCCCGGGCAAGGTTTTCAGCACTACGATGTGGATAAAGCTCTCGAAACAGCAAGGGTTGTGATGGCTCGCAGAAATATCGCGATGAATACGGCTTATGAAAAAATGTTTCGATACGTTGCCGCAATGGAACAAGGCAGAAAAGTTCAGCTCTGA
- a CDS encoding diacylglycerol/lipid kinase family protein, whose translation MKNKTTFIINPVANKGRAARSADLLRNAVGLRRDAVAYCSEYPGHALELARRSLDQSRAVVACGGDGTAHEIANILAFSDVCLGILPSGSANDFIKSLDHRFGSDYPIDAYMKAGSVLTDMGRVMGEKRFQRYFLNSLGMGLTGRIALRVKNTRWMKGDVIYLNALLSVLLGYKPPKMHIKLITPNSFIEMEESIFAFSVGNGRIEGGKFHIAPEAEINDGLLDVCILKAVPKARFFSYALKYMRGTQIFDPQVIYSKVRAIEVELFEPEVMHMDGEVFEDIQGKIRIESVPSSIKVLC comes from the coding sequence TTGAAGAACAAAACTACGTTTATTATAAATCCTGTCGCCAACAAAGGCCGTGCTGCAAGAAGCGCCGATCTTCTTCGTAATGCAGTAGGGCTACGGCGTGATGCAGTCGCTTACTGCAGTGAATATCCCGGTCATGCTCTGGAGCTTGCCCGTAGATCACTCGATCAAAGCCGGGCTGTAGTTGCCTGTGGTGGAGATGGCACTGCACATGAAATCGCCAATATTCTGGCTTTTTCGGATGTATGCCTTGGTATTCTTCCTTCCGGCTCGGCAAATGATTTCATTAAATCACTCGATCATCGCTTTGGGTCTGATTATCCGATCGATGCATATATGAAGGCAGGTTCGGTTCTGACCGATATGGGGAGGGTGATGGGAGAAAAACGGTTTCAGCGTTACTTTCTCAACTCTCTTGGAATGGGGTTGACCGGCAGAATCGCTCTCAGAGTCAAAAATACACGATGGATGAAGGGTGATGTTATCTACCTCAATGCCCTGCTTTCTGTGCTCTTAGGTTATAAACCACCAAAAATGCATATTAAGCTCATTACTCCGAATTCATTCATAGAGATGGAGGAGTCGATCTTTGCGTTTTCAGTCGGCAATGGCCGCATCGAAGGAGGAAAATTTCATATTGCACCTGAAGCTGAGATCAACGACGGTCTTCTTGATGTCTGTATTTTAAAGGCTGTGCCTAAAGCAAGGTTTTTCAGCTATGCCTTGAAATATATGCGGGGCACACAGATTTTCGATCCTCAGGTTATCTACTCAAAAGTGCGTGCAATTGAGGTCGAGCTCTTTGAGCCGGAAGTCATGCATATGGATGGTGAAGTATTTGAAGATATACAAGGGAAGATAAGGATTGAAAGTGTTCCTTCTTCCATAAAAGTGCTTTGTTAA